From the Huiozyma naganishii CBS 8797 chromosome 2, complete genome genome, one window contains:
- the KNAG0B02860 gene encoding uncharacterized protein (similar to Saccharomyces cerevisiae YDL186W; ancestral locus Anc_7.301) — MSLNVRSVNKVESLPGTNIPTIRELVKAKQNQRKEPVTSKFLGRVEDNLIKWNPSISSHNGTIQAVEGIHPFQTAKTSQVDNETHSQLPQGSGKWYKENSEYLLRQLPSGGFSDVVLPDEDSFVLPTSNPATTATPFAIPAPDTETAGIEKPKEAYKLKDNNARGKPLHQDPYSIFYQRPVPVNYIQHEVNIRNMGVAQNQEGTDGDEQYKRSWLATCINWIPCNE; from the coding sequence ATGAGTTTAAACGTAAGATCAGTAAACAAAGTTGAGAGTCTTCCCGGAACAAATATTCCGACGATAAGGGAGCTTGTTAAAGcaaaacaaaatcaaagaaaagagCCAGTAACAAGTAAGTTTTTGGGCCGCGTGGAGGACAATTTAATTAAGTGGAACCCATCAATTAGCTCACACAATGGAACAATACAAGCAGTCGAAGGGATCCATCCATTTCAAACCGCCAAAACATCCCAAGTTGATAACGAGACGCATTCTCAATTACCACAAGGGTCCGGTAAATGGTACAAGGAAAATTCAGAATATTTGCTACGACAGTTGCCATCCGGGGGGTTTTCAGATGTAGTACTACCAGACGAAGATTCGTTTGTTCTCCCCACTTCAAATCCTGCCACCACCGCTACACCTTTTGCAATTCCTGCACCTGACACAGAAACGGCTGGTATTGAAAAACCAAAGGAAGCTTACAAACTTAAGGATAACAATGCAAGAGGGAAACCACTGCACCAAGACCCTTACAGCATATTCTATCAGCGTCCTGTTCCGGTCAATTACATCCAACATGAAGTCAATATAAGAAATATGGGGGTAGctcaaaatcaagaagGTACCGATGGAGATGAACAATATAAGCGTTCGTGGTTAGCCACATGTATCAATTGGATTCCATGTAACGAATAG
- the UFD2 gene encoding ubiquitin-ubiquitin ligase UFD2 (similar to Saccharomyces cerevisiae UFD2 (YDL190C); ancestral locus Anc_7.305) yields the protein MSSKLIQDILQVTDDPNNVPTNYTLIESENGPVTGFEASNIDSLLLTQLTENLTIKEPFTYLNECFQRCQRLKRINKGDQSLAQLFQETDRLVIGYGLVAFQIQDFAVNGSAKQYVVNIINSIDNYTDFLSQIIQRAIIEESIIDLLDNVFPTLVDYLIKDLPNFDLNDSQTYNNVLTLFELFLNFKPVAAVFTKVEGFLPTGDCKGNLYEKVTTLGPILTLSPLLFNVALKNYGELLERTKQQTTIIHESLQAEHRVVIDRLFFILDRIIRGSLESRTDMISYLAQIVNKNHLRRADHAEQNKLATNAFMTNITLLLIRFSQPFLDVSYSKIDKIDVNYFNNISVFIDLSNETRLNSDFKEADEFYDKNKSSKDSRPNFISDCFFLTLAYLHYGIGGTLLYDEKLGPQIKRIKSELEKVKGFAQSNSFMTNFVNVQLKQLEKSLKYTTSIRDAMKGFFAHRSIQLEVFDFVCGASTFLMRVIDPKHEFPFKPISLPLIPDQVGVENVDNADYLRAHAPVPFKYYPEFVVEGPLNYALYISHYGGSPLFRNPRLHSFVEFGTTILRCPELVSNPHLKGKLVQLLSVGALPLTDNSPGFMVHIFEENELVSKHLLYALLDFYVIVEKTGSSSQFYDKFNSRYSISIILEALYTDSSVYKRQLIWQSQNNPDFFIRFVARMLNDLTFLLDEGLSSLSDVHNLNNELRERAAAAPLPSTDANEPDTAELQSRLSAAQRQAKSSCGLAAKSVELFQNFTKDIPGAFATPELVDRLATMLNYNLQSLVGPKCGELKVDNPAQYSFNPKELLKALCTVYINLSVQDEFLSAVARDTRSFNVDLFKKATIILGMKTGLVTGEFCDQLVQFAQKAQEKKDEVAEEDLEYGDAPDEFLDPLMFTLMKDPVTLPASKVNIDRSTIKAHLLSDSTDPFNRMPLKLDDVIPNPELKEKIIAFKQQKKLERQQEQAQ from the coding sequence ATGTCAAGTAAGCTGATCCAGGATATTCTACAAGTTACGGATGATCCCAACAATGTTCCAACTAACTACACGCTTATAGAATCGGAAAACGGTCCTGTGACCGGCTTTGAAGCTTCCAATATTGATTCGCTTTTGTTAACGCAACTAACAGAAAATCTTACGATAAAGGAGCCGTTTACGTATCTAAATGAGTGCTTCCAGCGGTGTCAACGgttgaagagaataaaCAAAGGTGACCAATCCTTGGCACAGCTCTTTCAGGAGACTGATAGATTAGTAATTGGCTACGGGTTGGTAGCATTCCAAATCCAGGATTTTGCCGTCAATGGTAGTGCCAAGCAATACGTTGTCAACATCATTAACTCAATCGACAACTACACTGATTTCTTATCTCAAATCATCCAGAGAGCCATAATTGAGGAAAGTATCATTGATCTTTTGGACAATGTGTTCCCAACCTTGGTTGACtacttgataaaagactTACCGAATTTTGATTTGAATGATTCTCAAACATATAACAATGTCTTAACTTTGTTTGAActgtttttgaacttcaaacCAGTGGCTGCGGTGTTTACAAAAGTTGAAGGATTTCTACCCACTGGTGATTGCAAAGGCAATCTATACGAAAAGGTGACTACTTTGGGGCCCATTTTAACTCTCTCTCCATTGTTGTTTAATGTAGCTCTGAAAAATTACGGGGAACTACTGGAAAGAACTAAACAGCAAACAACGATTATTCACGAATCCCTACAAGCTGAGCACAGAGTTGTTATTGATAGACTGTTTTTCATTTTGGACAGAATTATCAGAGGTTCACTAGAGTCCCGGACGGATATGATCAGCTACCTGGCTCAGATTGTAAACAAAAACCACCTTAGAAGAGCGGACCATGCAGAACAGAATAAGTTAGCGACCAATGCATTTATGACGAACATCACGCTCCTTCTCATTAGATTTTCACAGCCTTTCTTGGATGTGTCGTACAGCAAAATTGATAAAATAGACGTTAACTACTTCAACAATATTAGTGTCTTTATTGATCTTTCGAACGAGACAAGGTTGAACTCAGACTTCAAGGAAGCCGATGAATTTTACgacaaaaataaaagctCAAAAGATTCGAGACCGAACTTTATTTCAGACTGTTTCTTTCTTACTCTTGCATACCTGCATTATGGTATAGGCGGTACATTACTTTATGATGAAAAACTGGGTCCACAAATCAAGAGAATCAAATCAGAACTGGAAAAGGTTAAGGGATTTGCCCAATCTAATTCATTTATGACCAATTTTGTTAATGTACAATTGAAACAGTTGGAAAAATCGTTAAAGTATACTACCTCTATAAGAGATGCCATGAAAGGTTTTTTCGCTCATCGATCCATTCAGTTGGAAGTGTTTGATTTCGTCTGTGGTGCCTCCACGTTCTTAATGAGAGTGATCGACCCTAAACACGAATTCCCTTTCAAACCTATTAGCTTACCCCTTATTCCAGATCAAGTTGGTGTTGAAAACGTCGATAATGCTGATTACCTGAGAGCCCATGCCCCAGTGCCTTTCAAGTACTACCCTGAATTTGTGGTGGAAGGACCACTGAACTACGCACTATATATATCACATTACGGCGGGTCCCCACTGTTCAGGAATCCGCGACTACATTCctttgttgaatttggtACTACAATACTCCGTTGTCCAGAATTGGTCTCCAATCCCCATCTCAAAGGTAAACTGGTGCAACTGCTTAGTGTTGGTGCCCTACCTCTGACCGACAACTCTCCAGGGTTTATGGTACACATCTTTGAGGAAAATGAACTTGTTTCTAAACACTTACTATATGCTCTGCTTGATTTTTATGTTATCGTGGAAAAGACAGGTTCCTCTTCCCAATTTTATGACAAGTTCAACAGCAGATACAGCATATCGATAATCTTAGAAGCATTGTATACGGATTCATCCGTGTACAAGAGGCAATTGATTTGGCAGTCCCAAAATAACCCTGATTTCTTCATCCGTTTCGTGGCTCGTATGTTGAATGATTTGACATTTTTGTTGGACGAAGGGTTGAGCAGTTTGTCAGACGTTCACAATCTGAACAATGAACTGAGAGAACGTGCCGCCGCTGCCCCTCTTCCATCTACAGATGCCAATGAACCAGATACAGCTGAATTACAATCGAGACTGTCCGCTGCTCAAAGACAGGCAAAATCGTCTTGTGGATTAGCCGCCAAGTCTGTCGAActatttcaaaatttcacAAAGGATATACCAGGAGCATTTGCAACACCAGAATTAGTGGATAGACTGGCAACGATGTTGAATTACAACTTGCAATCCCTTGTGGGACCGAAGTGCGGCGAGTTGAAGGTTGATAACCCAGCGCAGTACTCGTTCAACCCTAAGGAACTACTAAAGGCCTTGTGCACAGTTTACATCAATTTGAGTGTACAAGACGAGTTTCTGAGtgctgttgcaagagaTACCAGATCATTCAACGTGGatctcttcaagaaagcCACTATCATCCTTGGTATGAAAACAGGTCTCGTTACAGGCGAGTTTTGTGATCAACTAGTTCAATTTGCCCAAAAGGctcaagagaagaaggacgagGTGGCCGAGGAGGATCTTGAATATGGCGATGCTCCCGACGAGTTCCTGGACCCGCTAATGTTTACATTGATGAAGGATCCTGTAACGTTACCTGCCTCTAAGGTCAATATCGATAGAAGCACGATCAAGGCTCATTTATTGAGTGATTCCACCGATCCATTCAACAGAATGCCGTTGAAACTAGACGATGTGATACCAAACCCAGAACTAAAGGAAAAGATTATTGCGTTTAAGCAGCAAAAGAAACTAGAAAGACAACAGGAGCAGGCTCAGTAG